The segment CATTTGTCATTATAGTGTAGACTTTACAAAAACTATCCGAATAAACTTACCTGCtaggaaaatatttattgctatTCAGAAGGCATGCGGCCCCGTCCAGCGTGTGGCGTGTATAATCTATTGCCGGGCACTCTTTTGGCGTTTTATGTGCCGCACATAAAAAGATCCACTGTTCGGTTGCCGTCATTTGGGTACACGTCGCGGGAAAGCATTGTGTCTGCAATCTCACCGCCAGTCCATTCAATTCCATACAAAATTGTCTAAATGAAGACATTACAACAAATGACTAATTTGGTTATTTACTATTATATTCTTTGAAAGCCCTACCGAAGATGTTCGTACTTCCATACACCTTCGTCCTGCCCATCCGGCATGGTCAATATCTGCTCCACGTTGGACGGATCCTTCTTAATCATCTGCTGAATGTATTGTTGCACCGCAAGGGTGCTGTCCATCTCCTCAAACGGTTCATCGGGCCAACTAGAAAAGTCCTGTTGGAAAATCGATATTTAGTCAAATTTAAATACAAAAACCAAATGCAATCGTGTTACGCAtaacaatgctattaatttacattattgccccttttatgactatttagactactgtgataatcatttaatgcaacgtaccgcattttgcactgttaatctgacactaaagtggcttttagtttgatcttctaatgagtttgacttctttttccttctttttcacgTCGTATTCTtcgagcgaaatcgtgtgcgagattcgactgtgataatcgtgtaaatcggggtagtctaaataggggcaaatgtcgcaatatgaTCGCACAATTTTTTTATCCTTGTTGCCGTAGCATTAGTAATCCTAGTAACTAGCTCTCCCCGATAGTCTTGTCCAAAATATTTTCTCGGCTGTAAGATTATCAAATAGAACGGCCATGGCATCAGGCACAGTCGCATCGTTAAAAACAAACCGACATCACCCCATTGTCTCCTACTACGCTTCCAGTGTGAAAGCAAAACGAGTGAATCGATTGTCATCGACTTTCCTTCACTTTCACACacactttttcacttccatttttctGCTCGGAAACGATTCAAATCCGTAAGTATCCACATTTTCCGGATGAAGCATAAACCCGGCTAGCGCATGCACTgttttaattagtttatttttactTACCTTAGCTTTGGTTCCAGGTCTATTTCTTCTCAGGATTGTGGAACCGTCAGCCATCTTCATGATTGAAAATCTTTCcttgacttttcgtttgaccaGGGATGCTAAATATTTTGAACAGAAAGTATTGACAAATTTGACAGCATCGATTCGTATGCGCAACCGGTGGTGGTATTTGGAACTAACAGGCGGTGAGAGAGTTGCAGGTTTCCGTgaagaatttaaaaatagatggctttaaataaattttcttcattttcttgcACCCTTCAgagccggcgctagccaatttgtcgctccacgcaaattctcaaaatggcgcacccagaacaaacgaaaaacagccggcgttgctgtgtgcagacattttactacctgcacactcgcaaacgcacagtctcgtagcgtctttctgcataaccattcacgaggcaaacaactcgtgagcaacgagctacccgtgagggctagcggcacactgggatacagattttgcattactttttgttttcttcttcatcttacgccctcaattttacacgcgggtgggagcgcgagtcctcgcgagttatcggtatcagttgctcaggctgcaatgacgtgcgagTGCAACGACCGTGGcagttagctaaatacacacttgaAAAAGTTGTTgtagtgcatgaataaacaagagcgggagcTCGAAAGGAATGCTTGtgccggcgtgttcattagaacgagtaaACGTGTGTGAGAAATCTAGCCCACACAAGTGCgggtttcgcaacactggtcacaATCAATCGCCATTTCTTTTGAgtaattgtcggtttcttgaaacccattattagaatgataaaccttcaaaaaagtgcgattcatatttcctgttacttcagaaacttcgtcctcataccttTCTACTTCATCGAAGTATCAGcagatgaatctgctgattgcggattctgaagagattcgaaaatctctcccgaaaaatttctaaataatttaatatcatttatgccactttcccaccacgtttatttgagtgttttgattgttgtgttttgttgagaatagattttcatcaggaggaggtggTGCGCAAAAGGAAAGCAAAGAATGGCGATGGTGTATGAAtcatgcactgcaggcactacttaggatgaatttttatataaagttcccaaatatctaaaatttgtttgaaatctgttgatttttgtaaacatatcatcgactgtggacatatcagttactttgctgcagttaggagccatggtgctaaaaaagccatatctcggtcccccaaggaactccggaataactccgggaccatattacATTTGGCCATTATCtaaagatattatgaaaatagaaaatattttcggcaaaattcccaaatttggtgaaaaaatattgaaagataaaaaagttacggccattttagttaattttgcggtgctaaaaatgatgtagacctaaGAGGGGTTAAttccacggctttgctttgctcatcagacaaaaaatcaaattgaaataacagaggTAAAAttatggcttcccagccggtattgaggtacgttgtatgtttgaatctcggctgggagaggctgttaaagtccatagaatgagtctcttcgagacgcagcgagggtcctgaagaacaacttatcctgtatgattctcaacatcgctcttaaggtgatccgaTGATCAGATTTCGAAAAGGGAGAtttgattctcagtaaatgtagcaaacttcttggctaagcagatgactttTCCAGGTGGCTAAGCAGGTGTCAAAAACATTGCCATGACGAAGGCCGtctgtgctagactgaaagcggagcctAGCAGGATTAGGCgttaaatcaatgcgtcgaagaccaaatacaatgataatgataatagctcaaatggtcgctgttaagtcagaccgagccaagttacaaaaatcttatttcgagaaaaacgcgttcaaagtttgctgctctgtatggtttgtagctatcaattgttcgaaatcatctcataacactggctgtttgcaacatttatgtagtcttatgaaagtaaaatgtagcttagaaaattcttgatcgtttgctgtcattaactcattcttttaaattttgcgatttggtctggtctgatttaacgcggaCCGCGacttttttcgcggacggtaatcgttgacggcgacgaaccagaagcgctagatgagctcgtgtatgtgggatcgctggtagccgcgaacaacaacacccccccccccaccccttgCTACGTCCATGTCGCAGGTCGATTaatacggttttcaactgcaacaatattttctcgtatataccGTAAACAAACCATGAGgtaataggcgaattcgagcaaaactaagagcaaccgttcgctacctggttgtcattattggaactacaaaaaaagtgcaattcccaaaatgcttgctggcttgcttgctgctcgactttaaatgtaatattttattgaattaccaacagtgggaatgatgaaaatggataataaaggtaagaaaaagtattacctttcacttgatatatattgtttctgtttcgggagattattagagcttcgcaagtgaatTTATGTCttcgaactgataggttatatgtttggttcttggcgcagattatgctaatcacgaaaaaatatttgaaaacacattggaaaacactgaagactgaaaataattggtgattctctatccaggatatgtaaactttacagctgactctatgtacttttgtttcatgcggtacaaaatcaaacattaacatttctctgccataaagttaattaattcgaatattttcacttgccttaacgtaaataaacaaatttcttccaatatttcgctatctaaaatcctgacaattgaaagggttaatcaaaaactgcattttatttcaccttttttcaaaaatgtatggagtttgacagcgattttacttttcatcactttttttatgcagcgcctctaagcgggcgatagcttgtcaaaaacgcctatttgCGGTGGTTCcatcactaacgagaatgacattagctgcggctCGTTTAtgtgtaggagtgagaggggagcaaagagtggaggaggagattcgggagtttgaaatttgatgttgttgatattattcctactgcaaacagcctcagcgacgGCTCCAGTTAatgccaaaaattttttatatgtgtgcgtggtagAATAGTTCATTGACAAAGTATATATCAACAATAAAGtatacaatttttttactttttgcaaTTTATTTCACCTATACATTGTTTTACTATACATTGAGAAAACTAAAAAAGTTAACTAttttccgattcttcaagcaaactgttAACTTTCTCATCGTTCGGATAGttccaaagaccaccaccgtcagcgcataagtttctgtcgaatTCGTCCATCGTTGAAAATACTCCATCTTGGCTGCGAAACCAGCCGTATTTGGCGCTGTTAGCATTGGAAGTCTGACAGTCTGTCAGTTTCATATTTTGGTTAAATTCTCACTACTCTGTACTCTCGTATCGCTCGTGTCACCTCACAGCTCACACTGTTCTGCATTTAGTTTGCTCATTCTCACGTATAGTAAAAGGAAAAATAGTAGGTAACTAGTGTGATAGGAAATTCGAAATGCTTTCCGGAGTAAACCGAGTGGTCCAGCTACACAAAAGGCAACCGTATCGAAAGCTGGTAAGCACCTGGTCCCCTTTGACGACGGCATTTAACACGCGACCAGAAAAGCGAATCAATTTTACCAAAAATGAAGTGGTAAGTAAAAAGTGCAAAAATTACACAAGCAAAAATGTTGCGGCCTTGAACTTTTCGTTCTTTTGGCCAAATGGACCATCAGATGTTTAATTCTTAATGCGAAACTACGATTCATATCGTTTTAGGGACTGTTCAATATTCCTGAGTTGACATCGTTTCAAGGATTCTATGCGCTCAAGGAAAAGGCTATATTCAAGACGGAGGACTTGATCGCCGAAGCAATCTCTGCGGAGCGACAGCGTAAAATGGTCACGATATTCGATGAGTTGTCTGATACACTATGTAAAGTAGCGGATCTGTCGGAATTTATTCGGCTTGCACATCCGCAGGCTAACTACAGCAACGCGGCGGAAGGTGCATGTATCTCGATTAGTGGAATAGTAGAAAAGCTCAACACGCACAAGCCGTTGTACAAAGCGTTGAAACGGGTAGTTGATGAAAGTGATCTCGTTCGGACGACCGATGTTGACAAGCATGTGGCGGAActgtttctgttcgatttcGAACAATGTGGTATTCATTTACAGGAAAAAGATCGGAAAAAGGTGGTCTACTTGAACGATACTATTTTACAGCTCGGGCAACGCTTTATGGCCGGGGCTGTTCACCCTAGGACGATTAGAAAAAGTGTTCTTCCGGAAGCGATACGACCGTTTTTCTCCACTGACGGTGATAACATTTTGGTATCCGGATTGTATGCCGATTCGTCCAATAATATGGCCCGAGAAGCTGCTTACAGACTTTTCCTCTATCCAGATCAAGAGCAGGAAAAATTGCTAGCGGATTTGTTAATGTCACGGCATGAGCTGGCCTCTGTTTGTGGCTTTCAAACCTATGCGCATCGCGCCCTAAAGGCAAGCACAGTTGAAACTCCTGAAATGGTGGATGAGTTCCTGAATACCTTGAACGATGAATTGAGACCACGAGCGGAACGGGATTTTTCCCTAATGCAGCGAATGAAAAATGCTGAGAGCAGTTTCGAAACCCCACTGGCGACTTGGGATACGCCTTACTTTACTTCAAGCTTGAAAAAACGCTGCCTACAAGCGTCTGCCTCTGAATTTTCACCCTACTTCTCCCTAGGAGCATGCATGGAAGGACTTAATCTACTGATGAACAGCCTTTATGGCATTAGTTTAGAGGTAACAGAAATGGAACCTGGTGAGAGCTGGTCGCACGACATCTATAAGCTTGCCGTAAAGCATGAATCCGAAGGTCTTTTAGGGTACATCTATTGCGATCTGTTTGAACGCCAAGCAAAGCCTAATCAAGACTGTCATTTCACTATTCAGGGTGGAAAAGTAATGCCAGATGGCAGCTACCAGAATCCAATTGTCGTAGTAATGCTGAATTTGCCCCAACCTCGTTGGTCCGGACCGACTCTGCTGTCGCCTTCGATGGTGGACAATTTATTCCATGAAATGGGACACGCAATGCATTCGATGTTGGCAAGAACGGAGTATCAGCACGTAACCGGAACGCGCTGCAGCACCGATTTTGCGGAAGTGCCATCAGTGTTGATGGAATACTTCGCAAGTGATCCACGAGTGCTGAGAACATTCGCTAAACACTTTCAGACTCAGGAACCTATGCCGGAGGACATGCTGCAACGTTTATGTGCCTCGAAGCATTTGTTTTCTGCCAGTGAAACTCAACTACAGGTATTCTACTCTGCTCTGGATCAGGTCTATCACGGCAATCCGGCTAAGCATGGCGAGAACACCACTGAAACATTAAGAACTGTACAGGAACAATTTTACGGCTTACCGTATGTAGAAAACACTGCTTGGCAGCTTCGTTTTAGTCATTTGGTAGGTTATGGCGCAAAATACTACTCGTATTTGATTTCTCGAGCGATAGCCTCCTGGATTTGGCAAACCTACTTTGAAAATGATCCGCTGAGTCGATCTCAGGGAGAAAAATACCGCCGAGGCTGCCTGTCGTATGGGGGTGGTGTCCCAAGTCGGTTATTGGTCTCAAACTTTCTCGGCCGTGAAGTAACGCCGAGCAATTTGACGAAGAGTTTGGTGAACGAGATTGACGGTTACAGTGAACGGTTGCGGGAATTCGAGAAACATTACTAACGAAATGACGGAATAAAAAAGTGTGATACTTAAACTTTCTGTACGAAATTTATTGTATAGTAGAGAAACTCTAACGCTTACTTTATCCATGAACGAATTTTCAACGAGGGAGTTAGGAAAGAATTACATCAACTTTCTCATTGATGCGTAAATTCTAACACGCGCAAGATTAATGTATAATTCTAATCGAACTAACACGGGTGGCGTCtaaaaaaagagtgaacaagtggtGGGTGAATTATTCAGGTGGGGATACTGACCACTATACTATCGAGGATTTTACTTTCCACCAAATTAACACTATCGAAATTCAAAACTGCTTTTTTGTAAGACATTCTGTTATGCTCTATGATAAAAGTGTCGGGAAATGTTTCTTGACAGCTAGGAAGCCTGGATCGGTGGCAAATTGAAAGTCTGAATCGACATCTTCGAAAAAAAAGAGTGGCCGGCGTTTTCAAGCCCTATCATATTTTCTCCGTACGAAACGTTATTTCTGCTAGAACTTAATTAGGCAGAATAAATGGAAGCAATAGCTGAATTGGCTGAAAATAGGTCTTCTTTCTTATATCTCAATAAtagaccgtatgaataaaacagtttgctttgctttttccgtgtaaatcttatgggagagtgtGTTCTTACTTTACATACGGCCTAACGGCACCCAAATCTTTTTAAACCAATAGTGGCGCGATGATGATTTTATGAAATTACCTATTGTCTTTGTTATGAATTTCTTTTTATGCTTAGTAACCACGGCAGCTGTGTAGTTGTTTAGTAGTGTATAATATTCATTGGAAGATAGAATCAAAGTACTACCTACCTATTTGTGCCAGATAAGGTTCACATAGTTTGTTACGTCATTTCGGACGACCCAGAAGGTGCATTTCTAGACGAAGCATTACTTTCCGATACATTTTCTTTTGATTTACTCCCACTATTCCTAGCCTTTTTCGAGTTGCGAGGATCACTTTCGCCGCTGGGTtgactgttttgattacttcgTGCCTCATTGTTGCCGGGCGTACGGGCTTTAgatttgcttttgtttttattcCTATTGTTACTGTTACCGCTGCTTGCTCCACCGTTACCCCCATTGTCTCCAGTATTTCTACCCTCCGAATAGTGCTTGTTGGGTCTTTTCTTGAACTGAGGTCCGGAAAAGTAATTCGAGCCCTTCCGATGTTCACCATTTCTAGTTTCGGAATCTCCTTCCATCCAGAAGGTCGTTCGCGTTTTCGAATGCTGGTAACCGGGAGTTTTCGGGTCTATTTCATCCAAAGAGAGCAGAATATGGATGCTTGGTATCTTTCTAGTCGCTACAATCTGCTCTAGACCTTCCTGCTGCGGATCCCAATATTCTTCCACTCTGAAACCAAAAATTCATTTCAATCTTGTTAGTTTTTTCCATTCCAATCCCAAAGAACCCAGAACCTACTTGCTATAGCAAATCCGCGTAACCTGATGTAATTCAAAGTCCTTCTTCATAATCTCAGCGCAGCTGATGGTCTTGCCGGTACCGCCACCGGACCCACTCCAAACCATTGATCGGTACTCTCCGGTTTCCAGTGCTTTTTTCGCGTAATCCACCAGATTGAATATGCGTGAACCACCTTTCACGTGCATCCATAGAAACTGCTCCGGTAGCCCTTCGATCGGAATTTGCTCCTTGGACAACTCTTCTTCCACATTTTTACCCTTCTTGTAGTGCATCATTTTTGATTCCTATTCACAAACACGGCTGAAAATAGACAACAACAGGTTTTATCGATTATAGAATGGATTCTCACGCACAGTCGGGATAAGTTTATCATCAGCAGCACAGCAGCAATGAATGGCAAGGCTGTCGAGTGAAATGTCCCAGTTGCCTTAGCAATAACACTATTCTGTAGTATAGGAGGATAAGACTTTGAAGAACTGCACGGGGGAGAAGGACGATTGGAATTTGGACTGGAATGTGACTTCTTTATTATTGTCGTGTTTGCCATTTTCTACCACTGCTGCCGGTATGATGGTGTCGGCGTAGTTCTGCTGACAATCTGTTTTGTCATACATTTATATATAGACCGTCCGTTATTGAAGAATCTCTTTCATCCATCACCAACAGCCAGTTAGTAGGCTCCGTGGTTTGGTTTTAGTGTAGTAGTATTGGATTATGGACTATTTCATAATCGCATGGTCTAAAGGGGGATATctagttttagtttttaaaaagtAATTTGTTAGAATTACTGCTTCGATTTTAAAAACCATTGGAACTACATTTCTTTCTCTGTCAACGAAATTAAGGAATACGCCAACACCATACTTACGGAGTAACCGAAGGTCCTACAAATATAGAAATGCTACTAGATATATCACATTGACAATAACGTCAAcgtggacaacaagcaggtatAGAGCAATTCCACATGAAATAGGTAAATGAAAACTTGAACTTGGCTTAAACTTTACCTACCTACATAAAGTACGGTAGAAAGAAGCatgtacactgaagtcgttttttacgcgaatttcggaatttacgcagtttttttacgcgaatttcggaatttacgcgttttttacgcgattttcggaatttacgcggttttttttacgcgatttttggaatttacgcggatgtgctcaaaacgtctatttttcgcgtagtgttgaaatccactgttttttacgcaaaattttggtttttttacgtgacttttggaatttacgcgacaatttttacgcgaatttcggaatttacgcagtttttttacgcgaatttcggaattaacgcgttttttacgcgattttcgaaatttacgcgttttttacgcggtttttttacgcgtttttcggaatttacgcggatgtgctcaaaacgtctatttttcgcgtagtgttgaaatccacagttttttacgcaaaattttggttttttacgcgaatttaggaatttacgcggttttttttacgcgaatttcggaatttacgctttttttacgcgattttcggaatttacgcggttttttttacgcgaatttcggaatttacgcgggacgtatccttcgcgtaaaaagcgacttgagtgtacttttcATAGATAAAATTGATAGTTATAgaataagcgtgtagggcgctatatctctgcgtattagcgttggtaagaggaaatgcttatcaacttagggattaTGTTGGCTCGTTTCAGACCTGATTTTTGCTTTCAGGtgtaataagttcaagttgtcacacgGACACGGTTTTCGAGCCGtttcgcatgtgcatagtattttacgatataaattattaaattatagttgtttatgagtttatattaaatttataatgaaaaaggtatattttatattttaattttcatatttgcCGGCTTGTTCCGGATTATCCATGTTAGtttcatataactggtgcttacatacttacattatccatctaacAACccaatctactaacaacaatttctttcccgaaatgcttgtgaggattccctggtctttagtagcaacaagtattggactaacattgcttcccatcccaccaggacccgcattcggacgtggccggcgtcggtattgatcagcatgcagggacgtGACAATGAGGAACAgtatgctgtcccaagtatgctttttcccgccatcattttgcaattttcaccagtcctggtcaataacggagtagcagcacacgggcggtatgctatgcttatgcttaatatATATTTGAACGTTAATTATCCTATACTCAACCATACATTGAAGATATGCTTGCCAAACAAAGGGGTGTACAGAGATGTCAAATTGGGGGTAAACAGAGACGTCAAATTACTAAattgcaaatgtgtgtgtgacACGCAGAAAAacccacgctaataattttcgtgtGGGAATAgtgaaaataacgaaaagttTAAAGTCAATTATCCTCACACTTTTTCTTCTTCGAGATCGCCTTGCTTCATAGGCAGGGACGACTGGTAAACACGCCATCTGTTACTGCGACTTCGATTACTTTCcgtttagaaaaaaagtgacagagtcTTCCCGTCCCATCTAGGCGAAGtttctttacgacgattaatcCAGATTAATTTGATGTCTGCTCGAGaagtacccgagcaggagctaATACCTCATCCATACCTAATTAAtattaaattcagctataatatctaaatttgatattcaataGTTATCGCATCTTTATAAAGAATTACTTATGAATATCTCGATGAGATGTGATACCTCAATATATTATTAATAAGttgttttacatttttgtagTATACCAAATGAATTACTGACTCAGCTTTGTAGCTTCATAAGAATGACTTGTAAATGCCTCATTGAGGTACATCAATACATCAATTGAAGTCCCGTGTagcaaaaacatttgatattatttagataTTGTAATAACAGAACCAGTTAATATTAAAGtatttgtagaacatttttagctattattttagctattttacctCTTATGTCAAGCTTGTCAATACCAAATTCAGAGATGCAGTTATTCACCAAAAAATAGCTGAATCAGCTATTCTCCagtaattttctcctgctcgggtacacacttaaaaaactcggcGAAATTGGCCGAGAtatggacagccgagcgttcggtgaaaatttcggttttgcaaatcgacgtttacggatctttactaacgtttggcatctttggcatcataaaaagttttaccgaacgttcggctgtccaaatctcggcaaaattttgccgactttGGTGCTTTACTTTAAGTGTGTACGTCAAAAAGAGTGACTCCTCGTCCCAACGAAATTTCTGacgaccgcgattaaacctagacctaTTTGAAGTTTctattagggaagtgtgccagcaaaaataacaaaagttcCTCACCCCTGCAGATCTTTGCGGAAAGACTGcaaagttgttttttttattttaatgtggttttaactaTTTGGTCATTCACCAAGGAAAGTGCAACCAAGTGTTCAGCAGTAATTTGATTCTATATGTATGCGCACGTTTGCCATTTCATTGGAAGAGTGGTTAAAAGAGAATGTACCTATTGTGTTTTGGCAAGGATGTGCTATTGATTTACAGAAAATtgatcgaattggtaaaatgtctTCAATGTGGCgaaagggttggtaataaaaccaaTCTTTGATTTCTGTAAGATAACAGGAGAGTAGTTGTTTTCTTCTGGatgttgttaaattgtttccaaatgcacattttcGCCAGGGCAACTATAATGTTTGCTCGTGGTTTGGTTTGAATATCTTTATCAAGACTTAACGACAAGGTTgtcagagtacatttatgggagtcagtatggcaccgaatatcaaccttccttcccttcttcagtgtactaacatgctcccatagactcgggaaaccatcacgaaaaaataaaatcagttcaactaacctgctggccgtaataagatcttgcaactcaaaaatattgagatttctgcccaattaaaattcatcactatattttcacttttcctCCTTAAAATTTTAgagtaatttttttcggccgttccattcatcacatcactcgcgaaactcaacttgaggcacagaaaactttaacttATTTCaaacccgaacagttatttagtaaggtattataatgattttaccaaaactgttcacttgaattgataggaaaaactcaACGGGGTAACAaactgacagctcccatatataAAAAACGTACCTCGAAATGCTGGTTCCTGGTTCCGCTACTAACCTTTGAGTGTGGTGAATAACTTGAAATGATAACATTGCATGAATT is part of the Sabethes cyaneus chromosome 2, idSabCyanKW18_F2, whole genome shotgun sequence genome and harbors:
- the LOC128735334 gene encoding mitochondrial intermediate peptidase: MLSGVNRVVQLHKRQPYRKLVSTWSPLTTAFNTRPEKRINFTKNEVGLFNIPELTSFQGFYALKEKAIFKTEDLIAEAISAERQRKMVTIFDELSDTLCKVADLSEFIRLAHPQANYSNAAEGACISISGIVEKLNTHKPLYKALKRVVDESDLVRTTDVDKHVAELFLFDFEQCGIHLQEKDRKKVVYLNDTILQLGQRFMAGAVHPRTIRKSVLPEAIRPFFSTDGDNILVSGLYADSSNNMAREAAYRLFLYPDQEQEKLLADLLMSRHELASVCGFQTYAHRALKASTVETPEMVDEFLNTLNDELRPRAERDFSLMQRMKNAESSFETPLATWDTPYFTSSLKKRCLQASASEFSPYFSLGACMEGLNLLMNSLYGISLEVTEMEPGESWSHDIYKLAVKHESEGLLGYIYCDLFERQAKPNQDCHFTIQGGKVMPDGSYQNPIVVVMLNLPQPRWSGPTLLSPSMVDNLFHEMGHAMHSMLARTEYQHVTGTRCSTDFAEVPSVLMEYFASDPRVLRTFAKHFQTQEPMPEDMLQRLCASKHLFSASETQLQVFYSALDQVYHGNPAKHGENTTETLRTVQEQFYGLPYVENTAWQLRFSHLVGYGAKYYSYLISRAIASWIWQTYFENDPLSRSQGEKYRRGCLSYGGGVPSRLLVSNFLGREVTPSNLTKSLVNEIDGYSERLREFEKHY
- the LOC128734979 gene encoding MOB kinase activator-like 4 yields the protein MKMADGSTILRRNRPGTKAKDFSSWPDEPFEEMDSTLAVQQYIQQMIKKDPSNVEQILTMPDGQDEGVWKYEHLRQFCMELNGLAVRLQTQCFPATCTQMTATEQWIFLCAAHKTPKECPAIDYTRHTLDGAACLLNSNKYFPSRVSIKESSVSKLGSVCRRVYRIFSHAYYHHRRIFNEFEEETYLCLRFTHFVTKYSLMSKENLIVPIPECELTPGESEA
- the LOC128738873 gene encoding serum response factor homolog B; amino-acid sequence: MMHYKKGKNVEEELSKEQIPIEGLPEQFLWMHVKGGSRIFNLVDYAKKALETGEYRSMVWSGSGGGTGKTISCAEIMKKDFELHQVTRICYSKVEEYWDPQQEGLEQIVATRKIPSIHILLSLDEIDPKTPGYQHSKTRTTFWMEGDSETRNGEHRKGSNYFSGPQFKKRPNKHYSEGRNTGDNGGNGGASSGNSNNRNKNKSKSKARTPGNNEARSNQNSQPSGESDPRNSKKARNSGSKSKENVSESNASSRNAPSGSSEMT